A genomic stretch from Streptomyces venezuelae ATCC 10712 includes:
- the abc-f gene encoding ribosomal protection-like ABC-F family protein, which produces MFRAQLTDVTKRYDDRYVRHRTVLDRVSLSVRAGERLGVVGDNGSGKSTLLRLLAGIEAPDNGTVTVDAPGGLGHLAQTLDLAPDATVGDAVDHALADVRELERAIRAAEAALAVTGDLTGYAELLAAYEARGGAGADRRVETTLRRLGEPGPLDRARPLGTLSGGQRSRLALAAVLAAEPELLLLDEPTNDLDDEAVAWLEERLRAHRGTVVAVSHDRVFLDRVTTAVLEVDEDRHTVRRYGDGYAGYLAGRAAERARRQREHEEWKEELARYRALADTHIDRFSAIPRKAPAAFSGAGAFRARSRAHGAMSRIRAARERLARLTARPVPAPPQPLRFHAELSGEGAPVDLAGLRVDGRLRLDALHLDAGERLLVTGPNGAGKSTLLKVLAGELAPDTGTVDVPARVGMLRQETAPPTDPRTVGETFGADRTDELLALGLFTAGDLATPVRYLSTGQRRKLELARLVTEPADLLLLDEPTNHLAPALVEEIEAALAHYPGTLVVVTHDRRLRKGFRGRRLELAPAPALVKSVRI; this is translated from the coding sequence TTGTTCCGTGCCCAACTCACCGATGTCACCAAGCGCTACGACGACCGGTACGTCCGGCACCGCACCGTGCTCGACCGGGTCTCCCTCTCCGTGCGGGCCGGGGAGCGCCTCGGGGTCGTCGGCGACAACGGCTCCGGGAAGTCCACCCTCCTCCGGCTGCTCGCCGGCATCGAGGCCCCCGACAACGGCACCGTGACCGTCGACGCCCCCGGCGGGCTCGGACACCTCGCCCAGACCCTGGACCTCGCCCCGGACGCGACCGTCGGCGACGCCGTCGACCACGCCCTCGCGGACGTAAGGGAGCTGGAGCGGGCGATCCGGGCGGCCGAGGCCGCCCTCGCCGTGACCGGTGACCTCACCGGGTACGCGGAGCTGCTCGCCGCGTACGAGGCCAGAGGCGGCGCCGGGGCCGACCGGCGGGTCGAGACCACCCTGCGGCGGCTCGGCGAACCCGGCCCGCTCGACCGCGCCCGGCCGCTCGGCACCCTCTCCGGAGGGCAGCGGTCCCGGCTCGCACTCGCCGCCGTCCTCGCGGCCGAGCCCGAACTGCTGCTGCTCGACGAGCCGACCAACGACCTCGACGACGAGGCCGTGGCCTGGCTGGAGGAGCGGCTGCGCGCCCACCGGGGCACGGTCGTCGCCGTCTCCCACGACCGGGTCTTCCTCGACCGGGTCACCACCGCCGTCCTGGAGGTCGACGAGGACCGTCACACCGTCCGCCGCTACGGCGACGGCTACGCCGGTTACCTCGCCGGACGCGCCGCCGAACGGGCCCGCAGACAGCGGGAGCACGAGGAGTGGAAGGAGGAGCTCGCCCGGTACCGGGCACTCGCCGACACCCACATCGACCGCTTCTCGGCCATCCCGCGCAAGGCCCCTGCCGCGTTCAGCGGGGCGGGCGCCTTCCGGGCCCGGTCACGGGCGCACGGCGCGATGAGCCGCATCCGGGCGGCCCGCGAGCGGCTCGCCCGGCTGACCGCCCGCCCGGTACCGGCGCCCCCGCAGCCGCTCCGGTTCCACGCGGAACTCAGCGGTGAGGGCGCGCCCGTCGACCTCGCCGGCCTCCGGGTCGACGGCCGGCTCCGGCTCGACGCGCTGCACCTCGACGCGGGCGAGCGACTCCTGGTCACCGGGCCGAACGGCGCCGGCAAGAGCACCCTCCTGAAGGTGCTCGCGGGCGAACTCGCCCCGGACACGGGCACGGTGGACGTCCCGGCCCGCGTGGGGATGCTCCGCCAGGAGACGGCCCCGCCCACCGACCCCCGTACGGTGGGCGAAACCTTCGGAGCGGACCGCACGGACGAACTCCTCGCCCTCGGCCTCTTCACCGCCGGGGACCTGGCGACCCCGGTCCGGTACCTGTCGACAGGACAGCGCCGGAAACTGGAACTGGCACGCCTCGTCACCGAACCGGCCGATCTCCTCCTCCTCGACGAGCCGACCAACCACCTGGCCCCGGCGCTCGTGGAGGAGATCGAGGCCGCGCTCGCGCACTACCCGGGCACACTGGTCGTGGTCACCCACGACCGCCGCCTCAGAAAGGGCTTCCGGGGCCGCCGCCTGGAACTGGCACCGGCCCCCGCCCTGGTGAAGTCCGTGAGGATCTAG
- the cobN gene encoding cobaltochelatase subunit CobN — MLLLLSHSDTDLLSARAAGGPVEYRFANPARLPLADLTGLLADAELVVVRLLGGLRSWEDGLDAVRAAGKPVVVLSGEQAPDAQLMEASTVPVGVATEAHAYLAHGGPGNLEQLARFLSDTVLLTGHGFEAPAAAPTWGPLERAARTTTGPTVAVLYYRAHHMSGNTGFVDALCEAIEDQGAQALPLYVASLRAPEPELLDRLRTADAIVTTVLAAGGTKPAEAQAGGDEEAWDAGALAALDVPILQALCLTGSRAAWEENDEGLSPLDAASQVAVPEFDGRLITVPFSFKEIDEDGLPAYVADAERAARVAGIAVRHARLRHIPNAEKKLALVLSAYPTKHSRIGNAVGLDTPASAVSLLRRLIAEGYDFGPAEDLPGLVSGDGDELIYALIEAGGHDQDWLTEEQLAKNPVRIPAADYKRWYATLPEELRTHVEEHWGPAPGEMFLDRSRNPEGDIVLAALRRGNLLILIQPPRGFGENPIAIYHDPDLPPSHHYLAAYRWIAARAEDGGFGADAMVHLGKHGNLEWLPGKNAGLSAACGPDAALGDIPLIYPFLVNDPGEGTQAKRRVHATLVDHLVPPMARADSYGDIARLEQLLDEYAQISAMDPAKLPAIRAQIWTLIQAAKLDHDLGLEERPEDDGFDDFLLHVDGWLCEVKDAQIRDGLHVLGGAPQGEARVNLVLSILRARQIWGGTQALPGLREALGLDESAATRTTADEAEAKARELVEAMEAADWSVAAVATVAAAYGPDVHAVLRFACEQVVPRLAATTDELGHAVHALNGGFVPAGPSGSPLRGLVNVLPTGRNFYSVDPKAVPSRLAWETGQALADSLLERYRTDNGEWPTSVGLSLWGTSAMRTAGDDVAEALALLGVRPLWDEASRRVNGLEPIPLAELGRPRVDVTLRISGFFRDAFPHVIGLLDDAVRLVAGLADESAEDNYVRAHAQADLAEHGDERRATTRIFGSRPGTYGAGILQLIDSRDWRTDADLAEVYTVWGGYAYGRGLEGRPARAEMETAYKRIAVAAKNTDTREHDIADSDDYFQYHGGMVATVRALKGTAPEAYIGDSTRPETVRTRTLVEETSRVFRARVVNPRWIEAMRRHGYKGAFELAATVDYLFGYDATTGVVADWMYDKLTQEYVLDAENQAFLKEANPWALHGIAERLLEAESRGMWEKPDPETLAALRQVFLDTEGDLEASTDGSDED, encoded by the coding sequence ATGCTTCTGCTGCTGTCGCACTCCGACACCGACCTGCTCAGCGCCCGCGCGGCCGGCGGCCCGGTGGAGTACCGCTTCGCGAACCCCGCCCGCCTCCCCCTGGCCGACCTCACCGGCCTCCTCGCCGACGCCGAGCTCGTCGTCGTACGGCTCCTCGGTGGACTCCGGTCCTGGGAGGACGGCCTCGACGCGGTCCGCGCCGCCGGGAAGCCGGTGGTGGTCCTCAGCGGCGAACAGGCCCCCGACGCCCAGCTGATGGAGGCGTCCACCGTCCCCGTCGGCGTCGCGACCGAGGCGCACGCCTACCTCGCGCACGGCGGCCCCGGGAACCTGGAGCAGCTGGCCCGCTTCCTCTCCGACACCGTCCTGCTCACCGGTCACGGCTTCGAGGCCCCGGCGGCCGCCCCCACCTGGGGCCCCCTGGAGCGCGCGGCCCGCACGACGACCGGCCCGACCGTCGCCGTGCTCTACTACCGCGCCCACCACATGAGCGGGAACACCGGCTTCGTCGACGCGCTGTGCGAGGCGATCGAGGACCAGGGCGCCCAGGCCCTCCCGCTGTACGTGGCGTCGCTGCGGGCCCCCGAGCCGGAGCTGCTCGACCGGCTCCGCACCGCCGACGCGATCGTCACCACCGTCCTCGCCGCGGGCGGCACCAAGCCCGCCGAGGCGCAGGCCGGCGGGGACGAGGAGGCCTGGGACGCGGGCGCGCTCGCCGCGCTCGACGTGCCGATCCTGCAGGCGCTCTGCCTCACCGGCTCGCGCGCCGCCTGGGAGGAGAACGACGAGGGCCTCTCCCCGCTGGACGCCGCCAGCCAGGTCGCCGTGCCGGAGTTCGACGGGCGGCTGATCACCGTGCCGTTCTCCTTCAAGGAGATCGACGAGGACGGCCTGCCCGCGTACGTCGCCGACGCCGAGCGCGCGGCCCGCGTCGCCGGGATCGCCGTCCGGCACGCCCGGCTCCGGCACATCCCGAACGCCGAGAAGAAGCTGGCGCTCGTCCTCTCCGCGTACCCGACGAAGCACTCCCGCATCGGCAACGCCGTCGGCCTCGACACCCCCGCCTCCGCCGTCTCGCTGCTGCGCCGGCTGATCGCCGAGGGGTACGACTTCGGCCCGGCCGAGGACCTCCCCGGCCTCGTCTCCGGCGACGGCGACGAGCTGATCTACGCCCTGATCGAGGCCGGCGGCCACGACCAGGACTGGCTGACCGAGGAGCAGCTCGCCAAGAACCCGGTCCGCATCCCGGCCGCCGACTACAAGCGCTGGTACGCGACGCTCCCCGAGGAGCTGCGGACCCACGTCGAGGAGCACTGGGGTCCGGCGCCCGGCGAGATGTTCCTCGACCGGTCGCGCAACCCCGAAGGGGACATCGTCCTCGCGGCCCTGCGCCGCGGGAACCTGCTGATCCTCATCCAGCCGCCGCGCGGCTTCGGCGAGAACCCGATCGCGATCTACCACGACCCCGATCTCCCGCCGTCCCACCACTACCTGGCCGCCTACCGCTGGATCGCCGCCCGCGCCGAGGACGGCGGCTTCGGCGCCGACGCGATGGTGCACCTCGGCAAGCACGGCAACCTGGAGTGGCTGCCCGGCAAGAACGCCGGCCTGTCCGCCGCCTGCGGCCCCGACGCGGCCCTCGGCGACATCCCGCTGATCTACCCCTTCCTCGTCAACGACCCCGGCGAAGGCACCCAGGCCAAGCGGCGCGTGCACGCCACGCTCGTCGACCACCTGGTGCCGCCGATGGCCCGCGCCGACTCCTACGGCGACATCGCCCGCCTGGAGCAGCTCCTCGACGAGTACGCGCAGATCTCCGCCATGGACCCGGCGAAGCTGCCCGCGATCCGCGCCCAGATCTGGACGCTGATCCAGGCCGCCAAGCTCGACCACGACCTGGGCCTCGAGGAGCGCCCGGAGGACGACGGCTTCGACGACTTCCTGCTGCACGTCGACGGCTGGCTGTGCGAGGTCAAGGACGCCCAGATCCGCGACGGACTGCACGTCCTCGGCGGCGCCCCGCAGGGCGAGGCCCGGGTCAACCTGGTCCTGTCCATCCTGCGCGCCCGGCAGATCTGGGGCGGCACGCAGGCGCTGCCCGGGCTGCGCGAGGCCCTCGGCCTCGACGAGTCGGCCGCCACCCGCACCACCGCCGACGAGGCGGAGGCGAAGGCCCGCGAGCTGGTCGAGGCGATGGAGGCGGCGGACTGGTCCGTGGCCGCCGTCGCGACGGTCGCCGCCGCGTACGGCCCCGACGTCCACGCCGTCCTGCGCTTCGCCTGCGAGCAGGTCGTCCCGCGTCTGGCCGCCACCACCGACGAGCTCGGCCACGCCGTGCACGCCCTGAACGGCGGCTTCGTCCCGGCCGGCCCGTCCGGCTCCCCGCTCCGCGGCCTGGTCAACGTCCTGCCAACCGGCCGGAACTTCTACTCCGTCGACCCGAAGGCCGTGCCGTCCCGGCTCGCCTGGGAGACCGGACAGGCGCTCGCCGACTCGCTCCTGGAGCGGTACCGCACCGACAACGGCGAGTGGCCGACCTCCGTGGGCCTCTCCCTGTGGGGGACGAGCGCGATGCGCACCGCCGGTGACGACGTCGCCGAGGCGCTCGCCCTGCTCGGCGTCCGGCCGCTGTGGGACGAGGCCTCGCGCCGGGTGAACGGCCTGGAGCCGATCCCGCTCGCCGAACTCGGCCGTCCGCGCGTCGACGTCACCCTGCGCATCTCGGGCTTCTTCCGGGACGCGTTCCCGCACGTCATCGGGCTCCTCGACGACGCCGTACGGCTCGTCGCCGGCCTCGCGGACGAGTCCGCGGAGGACAACTACGTCCGGGCGCACGCACAGGCCGACCTCGCCGAGCACGGTGACGAGCGGCGCGCCACGACCCGCATCTTCGGCTCCCGGCCGGGCACGTACGGCGCGGGCATCCTCCAGCTGATCGACTCGCGGGACTGGCGCACGGACGCCGACCTCGCCGAGGTGTACACGGTGTGGGGCGGGTACGCGTACGGGCGCGGGCTCGAAGGCCGTCCGGCGCGGGCCGAGATGGAGACGGCGTACAAGCGGATCGCGGTGGCGGCGAAGAACACCGACACCCGCGAGCACGACATCGCCGACTCCGACGACTACTTCCAGTACCACGGCGGCATGGTGGCGACCGTCCGCGCGCTCAAGGGCACGGCCCCCGAGGCGTACATCGGCGACTCGACCCGCCCGGAGACGGTCCGCACCCGGACGCTCGTCGAGGAGACCTCCCGGGTCTTCCGCGCACGGGTGGTCAACCCGCGCTGGATCGAGGCGATGCGCCGCCACGGCTACAAGGGCGCGTTCGAGCTGGCGGCGACCGTCGACTACCTCTTCGGGTACGACGCCACGACGGGTGTCGTCGCCGACTGGATGTACGACAAGCTCACCCAGGAGTACGTCCTGGACGCGGAGAACCAGGCCTTCCTGAAGGAGGCCAACCCCTGGGCCCTGCACGGCATCGCGGAACGGCTCCTCGAAGCCGAGTCGCGCGGCATGTGGGAGAAGCCGGACCCGGAGACGCTGGCCGCGCTGCGACAGGTCTTCCTGGACACCGAGGGAGACCTCGAAGCCTCCACGGACGGCTCCGACGAGGACTAG
- a CDS encoding cobalamin biosynthesis protein CobG has product MLAAMPPTPTPTPDPGEPRIRDRGDACPGALRLHSADDGRLARLRLPAGRLTARQVEVLAVAAETLGDGRISITSRGNAELRGLADDCGARLAELLAGAGLLPSPTHERVRNIVASPAAGLDGLGAADVQLWARELDALLCATPWAAALSGRFLFVLDDGRGDVAGLGGDVTLVAVRGGAALLYVGGRALRVAAADAARAALAAAGAFLTAAREAGTGAWRVRELPEDHEPDVPTALTEACVPAEPADPTEPAEPTDPAEPAEPAEPADPADPATVRSHARTLDPTPARKPEPPQAPVPPLPQGSPPPPGPLGSAAVCLLAPLGRLTAAQLRALLPADEVRFTPWRGVVVAGAGPERLPALDAAGLVTRPDSPWVGISACTGRPGCAKALADVRADAAPGPVGAAHGLPVHFSGCERRCGHPHGRWTDVLATPGGDYLVDGVPAPRTALPEAVTTARTTTR; this is encoded by the coding sequence ATGCTCGCCGCCATGCCGCCCACCCCGACCCCGACGCCCGACCCGGGCGAACCTCGCATACGGGACCGTGGCGACGCGTGCCCGGGGGCGCTGCGCCTGCACTCCGCCGACGACGGCCGCCTCGCCCGACTCCGCCTGCCCGCAGGCCGCTTGACGGCGCGTCAGGTAGAGGTTCTGGCGGTCGCGGCGGAGACCCTGGGCGACGGGCGGATCAGCATCACCTCGCGTGGCAACGCGGAGCTGCGCGGGCTCGCCGACGACTGCGGGGCACGGCTCGCGGAGCTGCTCGCCGGAGCGGGCCTGCTGCCCTCCCCCACGCATGAACGGGTCCGCAACATCGTGGCCTCCCCGGCCGCCGGTCTCGACGGACTCGGCGCCGCCGACGTGCAGTTGTGGGCCCGCGAACTGGACGCCCTGCTGTGCGCCACGCCCTGGGCGGCGGCGCTTTCCGGCCGTTTCCTCTTCGTCCTCGACGACGGCCGCGGGGACGTGGCCGGGCTCGGCGGCGATGTGACCTTGGTCGCAGTGCGGGGCGGGGCGGCGCTCCTGTACGTCGGCGGGCGGGCCCTCCGCGTCGCGGCGGCCGACGCGGCCCGCGCGGCGCTGGCGGCGGCGGGCGCGTTCCTGACCGCGGCGCGGGAGGCCGGCACCGGCGCCTGGCGGGTCCGGGAACTCCCGGAGGACCACGAACCGGACGTACCGACCGCGCTCACGGAAGCGTGCGTGCCCGCGGAGCCCGCGGACCCCACGGAGCCCGCAGAGCCCACGGACCCTGCGGAGCCCGCCGAGCCCGCGGAGCCCGCGGACCCCGCGGACCCCGCGACGGTGCGATCCCACGCCCGCACCCTGGACCCCACCCCCGCCCGGAAGCCGGAACCCCCGCAAGCGCCCGTACCCCCGCTTCCCCAAGGGTCGCCCCCTCCCCCCGGCCCCCTCGGTTCCGCCGCGGTCTGTCTGCTCGCCCCGCTCGGCCGGCTCACCGCCGCGCAGCTGCGGGCGCTGCTGCCCGCCGACGAGGTGCGGTTCACGCCCTGGCGCGGTGTCGTCGTGGCCGGCGCCGGGCCCGAGCGGCTGCCCGCGCTCGACGCGGCCGGGCTCGTCACCCGCCCCGACTCCCCGTGGGTGGGCATCAGCGCCTGCACCGGACGGCCCGGCTGCGCCAAGGCCCTCGCCGACGTCCGCGCCGACGCCGCCCCCGGACCGGTCGGGGCCGCCCACGGCCTCCCCGTGCACTTCTCCGGCTGTGAGCGCCGCTGCGGCCATCCGCACGGCCGGTGGACCGACGTCCTCGCCACCCCCGGCGGCGACTACCTCGTGGACGGCGTCCCCGCCCCCCGTACCGCCCTGCCCGAAGCCGTGACCACGGCCCGCACGACGACGAGATGA
- a CDS encoding precorrin-8X methylmutase translates to MSESNRMFDYEKDGAEIYRRSFATIRAEADLAGLPADVATVAVRMIHACGMTDLVQDIAYSPGVVANARAALRAGAPILCDAQMVASGVTRKRLPAANEVLCMLSDPAVPALAADLGTTRSAAALELWRDRLEGSVVAIGNAPTALFHLLEMVAKGAGKPAAVLGIPVGFIGAAESKDALAANTLGLDHLVVRGRRGGSAMTAAAINAIAHEAEIQEIQK, encoded by the coding sequence ATGAGCGAGAGCAACAGGATGTTCGACTACGAGAAGGACGGGGCGGAGATCTACCGCCGGTCCTTTGCCACGATCCGCGCCGAGGCGGATCTGGCGGGGCTGCCCGCCGACGTCGCCACCGTCGCGGTGCGGATGATCCACGCCTGCGGCATGACCGACCTCGTCCAGGACATCGCGTACTCCCCCGGGGTCGTCGCGAACGCGCGGGCCGCGCTCCGCGCCGGCGCCCCGATCCTCTGCGACGCGCAGATGGTCGCGAGCGGGGTCACGCGCAAGCGGCTGCCCGCCGCCAACGAGGTGCTGTGCATGCTCTCGGACCCGGCCGTGCCCGCCCTCGCCGCCGACCTGGGCACCACCCGCTCCGCCGCCGCCCTCGAACTGTGGCGGGACCGCCTCGAAGGCTCCGTCGTCGCCATCGGCAACGCCCCCACCGCCCTCTTCCACCTCCTGGAGATGGTCGCGAAGGGCGCAGGGAAGCCGGCCGCCGTCCTCGGCATACCCGTCGGGTTCATCGGCGCCGCCGAGTCCAAGGACGCCCTGGCCGCGAACACCCTGGGCCTCGACCACCTGGTCGTACGGGGCAGGCGCGGCGGCAGCGCGATGACGGCCGCCGCGATCAACGCCATCGCCCACGAGGCGGAGATTCAGGAGATCCAGAAGTGA
- a CDS encoding precorrin-2 C(20)-methyltransferase, whose amino-acid sequence MTGKLYGVGLGPGDPNLMTVAAVKAIAAADVIAYHSARHGRSIARSIAAEHLREDHIEERLMYPLTVETTDHPGGYRGALNDFYEEAAARLAAHLDAGRTVAVLAEGDPLFYGSYQHMHKRLADRYDTTVIPGVTSVSAAAARLGEPLCEAEEVLTIIPGTLPEDELTARLAGTDSAVVMKLGRTFPTVKRALERAGRLDDARYVERAFMAGERTGDLADVDPESVPYFSVAVLPSRIDAEPPVRERGEVVVVGTGPAGAPWLTPESRGALVNADVLVGYTTYLDRVPVLRPGQIRHGSDNKVESERAEFALDLARRGHKVAVVSGGDPGVFAMATAVLEVACEPEYTDVPVRVLPGVTAANAAAAAAGAPLGHDYATVSLSDRLKPWDVIEARLRAAATADLVLALYNPGSRSRTHQVAAARDLLLELRSPETPVVVARDVGGPEQSVRVVTLKTLEPSEVDMRTLLLVGSSQTRAVERGDGRTIAWTPRRYG is encoded by the coding sequence GTGACCGGCAAGCTGTACGGGGTGGGGCTCGGCCCCGGCGACCCGAACCTGATGACGGTGGCCGCCGTGAAGGCCATCGCCGCCGCCGACGTGATCGCCTACCACTCGGCCCGGCACGGCCGGTCCATCGCCCGCTCGATCGCCGCCGAGCACCTGCGCGAGGACCACATCGAGGAGCGGCTGATGTACCCGCTCACGGTGGAGACCACCGACCATCCGGGCGGCTACCGGGGCGCCCTCAACGACTTCTACGAGGAGGCCGCGGCCCGCCTCGCCGCGCACCTCGACGCGGGCCGCACGGTCGCCGTCCTCGCCGAGGGCGACCCGCTGTTCTACGGCTCGTACCAGCACATGCACAAGCGGCTCGCGGACCGCTACGACACGACCGTCATCCCCGGCGTCACCTCGGTGTCCGCCGCCGCCGCCCGGCTCGGCGAGCCGCTGTGCGAGGCGGAGGAGGTCCTCACGATCATCCCCGGCACCCTGCCGGAGGACGAGCTGACGGCCCGTCTCGCGGGCACCGACTCGGCGGTCGTGATGAAGCTCGGCCGCACCTTCCCCACCGTGAAGCGGGCCCTGGAGCGGGCCGGACGGCTCGACGACGCCCGGTACGTGGAGCGGGCGTTCATGGCGGGCGAGCGGACCGGCGACCTCGCGGACGTCGACCCCGAGTCCGTCCCCTACTTCTCGGTCGCCGTCCTGCCCTCCCGCATCGACGCGGAACCTCCCGTACGGGAGCGGGGCGAGGTCGTCGTCGTCGGCACCGGCCCGGCCGGCGCACCCTGGCTCACCCCCGAGTCGCGCGGCGCGCTCGTCAACGCCGACGTCCTCGTCGGCTACACCACCTACCTGGACCGGGTGCCGGTGCTGCGCCCCGGGCAGATCCGGCACGGCTCGGACAACAAGGTGGAGTCCGAGCGCGCCGAGTTCGCCCTCGACCTGGCCCGCCGCGGCCACAAGGTCGCGGTCGTCTCCGGCGGCGACCCGGGCGTCTTCGCGATGGCCACGGCCGTCCTGGAGGTCGCCTGCGAACCGGAGTACACCGACGTGCCCGTACGGGTCCTCCCCGGGGTGACCGCCGCCAACGCGGCCGCCGCCGCCGCGGGCGCCCCCCTCGGCCACGACTACGCGACCGTCTCGCTCTCCGACCGGCTCAAGCCCTGGGACGTCATCGAGGCCCGGCTGCGCGCCGCGGCCACCGCCGACCTCGTCCTCGCCCTCTACAACCCCGGATCCAGGTCCCGTACGCACCAGGTGGCCGCCGCCCGCGACCTCCTGCTTGAACTGCGCTCCCCCGAGACCCCGGTGGTCGTCGCCCGTGACGTGGGCGGGCCCGAGCAGTCCGTACGGGTCGTCACCCTGAAGACCCTGGAGCCCTCCGAGGTCGACATGCGGACCCTGCTCCTCGTCGGCTCCTCGCAGACGCGGGCGGTCGAGCGGGGCGACGGCCGGACGATCGCGTGGACACCGCGCCGCTACGGGTGA
- a CDS encoding serine hydrolase, with amino-acid sequence MSTVRWLVTAGLASVLGFAPGFGAPSPTPEPPPAEPPPLLDQADVDRAVDRLDGSVAELMRKTGVPGVSVAVVYKGKVLHIQGYGVREVGKSARVDADTVFQLASVSKPIASTIVSGAVGVEGWQKPVNPELPDFRLKDPWVTSHMTAADLFSHRSGLPDHAGDLLEDLGYDQDYILSHLRYEPLAPFRVSYAYTNFGLTGAAEAVAAEKGVPWEKLAEDTLYKPAGMNDTSSRFEDFVSNPDRAHGHVKQPDGTWKAQFVRDPDAQSPAGGVSSSARDMARWLRLQLAGGELDGKRIVAEDALVLTHHPESVSGPAQAPAARTGFYGLGWNVSYDDEGRLRLSHTGAFAEGAHTNVTMLPGEQLGIVVLTNGAPVGVADTVALDFFDTAQDGKPSRDWLPIVDALYEQEADADLSPTDYAKPPADAEPAKASDAYTGTFTSDYYGRAQVVEENGGLVLRLGPKPQTYKLTHYDGDTFSFPTRGENAVGLTGVTFSPDGTSLRVEYLDQEGLGTFTRS; translated from the coding sequence GTGAGTACCGTCCGATGGCTGGTCACAGCGGGGCTCGCGTCCGTGCTGGGGTTCGCCCCCGGCTTCGGCGCCCCCTCGCCCACCCCCGAGCCGCCTCCGGCGGAGCCGCCACCGCTGCTCGACCAGGCGGACGTGGACCGGGCCGTCGACCGACTCGACGGAAGCGTCGCGGAGTTGATGCGGAAGACCGGGGTCCCCGGGGTGTCCGTCGCCGTCGTGTACAAGGGCAAGGTGCTCCACATCCAGGGCTACGGCGTGCGGGAGGTCGGCAAGAGTGCCCGCGTCGACGCCGACACCGTCTTCCAGTTGGCCTCGGTGTCGAAGCCGATCGCCTCCACGATCGTGTCCGGCGCGGTGGGTGTGGAGGGCTGGCAGAAGCCGGTCAATCCCGAACTGCCCGACTTCCGGCTGAAGGACCCGTGGGTGACCTCGCACATGACGGCCGCCGACCTGTTCTCGCACCGCAGCGGGCTGCCCGATCACGCGGGCGACCTCCTGGAGGACCTGGGCTACGACCAGGACTACATCCTGTCCCACCTGCGGTACGAGCCCCTGGCGCCGTTCCGCGTGAGCTACGCGTACACCAACTTCGGTCTGACGGGAGCCGCCGAGGCCGTCGCCGCCGAGAAGGGCGTGCCCTGGGAGAAGCTCGCCGAGGACACCCTCTACAAGCCCGCGGGGATGAACGACACCAGTTCCCGCTTCGAGGACTTCGTCTCGAACCCGGACCGCGCCCACGGCCACGTCAAGCAGCCCGACGGCACGTGGAAGGCGCAGTTCGTGCGCGACCCGGACGCCCAGTCCCCGGCGGGCGGGGTGAGTTCCTCGGCCCGTGACATGGCGCGCTGGCTGCGGCTCCAGCTCGCGGGCGGTGAGCTGGACGGGAAGCGGATCGTCGCCGAGGACGCCCTCGTCCTCACCCACCACCCCGAGTCCGTGTCCGGCCCGGCGCAGGCGCCGGCCGCCCGGACCGGCTTCTACGGGCTCGGCTGGAACGTGTCGTACGACGACGAGGGCCGGCTGCGGCTCTCGCACACCGGCGCGTTCGCCGAAGGGGCGCACACCAACGTCACGATGCTGCCGGGCGAGCAGCTCGGCATCGTCGTCCTCACCAACGGCGCGCCGGTCGGCGTCGCCGACACCGTGGCCCTGGACTTCTTCGACACCGCGCAGGACGGGAAGCCGAGCCGGGACTGGCTGCCGATCGTCGACGCCCTGTACGAGCAGGAGGCGGACGCCGACCTGTCCCCCACGGACTACGCGAAGCCCCCGGCGGACGCCGAGCCGGCGAAGGCCTCCGACGCCTACACGGGCACGTTCACCAGCGACTACTACGGCCGGGCGCAGGTGGTCGAGGAGAACGGCGGCCTGGTCCTGCGGCTTGGGCCGAAGCCCCAGACGTACAAGCTCACGCACTACGACGGCGACACGTTCAGCTTCCCGACCCGCGGGGAGAACGCCGTCGGTCTCACCGGCGTCACGTTCTCCCCGGACGGCACGTCCCTGCGCGTCGAGTACCTGGACCAGGAAGGCCTCGGTACCTTCACCCGGTCGTGA